A genomic window from Chaetodon trifascialis isolate fChaTrf1 chromosome 22, fChaTrf1.hap1, whole genome shotgun sequence includes:
- the LOC139350720 gene encoding fish-egg lectin-like, giving the protein MKAVAGVLLVLCYLAISQAWKCTDGPRLHNALQIDAGQGKVVAINKYYHVYFLTGKYWHYMGSSGFKHCSVGPAGLWAVSTKDKVFKWSAGYFRQYGDQSIRQVDAGGNGQVVGVDSSDYTYCLTSTMASAYSGVGSVSWQSLSRKMRYYSCSPYGCWGVDSSYQVYFTQGMNETTCATSGWILLPGLKMTMIEVGTDGTVFGVGTDGKIYQRIGIQSNWRLGTDWSVTGICMSARHVSYDLGNLWVVTTSGSILKCT; this is encoded by the exons ATGAAAGCTGTCGCAGGCGTCTTGCTGGTGCTGTGTTACCTGGCTATCAGTCAAG CCTGGAAATGCACTGATGGTCCACGGCTGCACAATGCCCTACAGATTGACGCGGGTCAGGGAAAAGTCGTTGCAATCAACAAGTACTACCATGTGTATTTCCTGACGGGAAAATATTGGCACTATATGGGCAGTTCCGGATTCAAGCATTGCTCAGTTGGACCTGCAGGACTGTGGGCAGTTAGCACCAAAGACAAAGTCTTCAAATGGTCAGCTGGCTACTTTCGTCAGTACGGTG ATCAGTCTATTCGCCAGGTGGATGCTGGAGGTAATGGTCAGGTTGTGGGAGTAGATTCCTCCGACTACACCTACTGTCTGACAAGTACCATGGCCTCAGCCTACAGTGGAGTGGGCAGCGTGAGCTGGCAGTCCCTGTCACGGAAAATGCGGTACTACAGCTGCAGCCCATACGGATGCTGGGGAGTTGACTCGAGTTATCAGGTCTACTTCACACAG GGAATGAATGAAACCACCTGTGCCACCAGTGGCTGGATACTCCTGCCAGGGCTGAAGATGACGATGATTGAAGTGGGGACTGATGGAACTGTTTTTGGAGTGGGAACGGACGGCAAGATCTACCAAAG AATTGGCATCCAAAGTAATTGGAGACTAGGCACAGACTGGTCCGTCACCGGAATATGTATGTCAGCCCGCCACGTGTCCTACGACCTGGGCAATCTTTGGGTCGTGACCACCTCTGGTTCAATCTTGAAGTGCACATAA